One Xiphophorus hellerii strain 12219 chromosome 1, Xiphophorus_hellerii-4.1, whole genome shotgun sequence DNA segment encodes these proteins:
- the lrrc47 gene encoding leucine-rich repeat-containing protein 47, with amino-acid sequence MLSTPFSPVGGSKATRAACELPNNSQKKKSSIELLSFLLGSMTNMEKWPEIEKAATEQRRELVLQGGGVDQRISSCGGLPSSLYSLQLLNYLEVSQCPSLTEIHVEIQHLTNLQSLVLCRNKLTSVPDVIGILKSLKVLDLSVNNLKCLPQGIAQLKELNTLNVSCNCLEALPGGLSQCTKLATINVSKNQITTFPPDLFSERLDLLSTLVASDNSIHELSGEICKLSALKVLDVSNNKLSEIPSDLSDCPKLKEINFKGNKLGDKRLEKMVNGCQTKSILEYLRGKGRGRRDEEGGDSDKKKRQQQQKKKGKAREEKDEVEELNKMVVRVLHVSEAPTALTVKVNAEVKDVRPYLVCCLVRGMSLKPGNALKRFLMAQTKLHDDLCGRRTIATIATHDAQLVKGPLVYDVRPPTRLKVVPLGRREMTAVELIRQLHLEADELRKQKKRQNVTGLHKYLQLLEGKSVYPCLVDADGDVISFPPITNSEKTKIKKTTTELLIEVTSSTSLQTCKDVMDAMIIKMAELNKFTAEHQEEAGSDGEEDGARQPAADAETSSQLIVQQVRTVDQDGNLKVVYPSKTDLSKEFSNFTVIW; translated from the exons ATGCTGTCCACACCTTTCAgtccagtaggtggcagtaaaGCTACTCGAGCTGCGTGTGAGCTTCCCAACAACTCTCAAAAGAAGAAGAGCTCCATCGAGCTCCTTTCATTTCTCCTCGGTAGCATGACTAACATGGAAAAGTGGCCCGAAATAGAGAAAGCAGCGACAGAGCAGCGACGTGAGCTGGTTTTACAGGGCGGTGGCGTTGATCAGAGGATTTCTTCCTGCGGGGGGCTTCCCTCTTCTCTTTATTCCCTGCAGTTGCTGAATTATCTTGAAGTCAGCCAATGTCCGAGTTTGACAGAGATCCACGTGGAAATCCAACATCTGACCAACCTCCAAAGCCTGGTCCTGTGCAGGAACAAGCTGACCTCTGTCCCGGATGTCATCGGCATCCTGAAGTCGCTGAAGGTCCTGGATCTGTCCGTCAACAACCTGAAATGCTTGCCACAGGGGATCGCTCAGTTGAAGGAGCTGAATACTCTTAATGTGAGCTGCAACTGCTTGGAGGCTCTTCCAGGTGGCCTGAGTCAGTGCACCAAGCTGGCGACCATCAATGTCTCCAAGAACCAAATCACTACTTTCCCTCCTGATCTCTTCTCCGAGCGGCTGGACCTGCTCAGCACCCTGGTGGCCTCTGACAACTCAATCCACGAGCTGAGTGGAGAGATTTGTAAGCTATCAGCTCTAAAG GTGCTGGATGTCTCCAACAACAAGCTGAGTGAGATTCCTTCAGATCTGAGCGACTGCCCCAAGTTGAAGGAGATCAACTTCAAGGGCAACAAGCTTGGCGACAAGCGCCTGGAGAAGATGGTCAATGGCTGTCAGACCAAGTCCATCCTAGAGTACCTGAGAGGCAAAGGAAGAGGAAGACGGGATGAAGAGGGAGGCGACTCTGACAAGAAgaaaaggcagcagcagcagaagaagaagggaaAGGCGAGGGAGGAAAAAGATGAGGTGGAGGAGCTGAACAAGATGGTGGTGAGGGTGCTCCATGTCTCCGAGGCGCCCACGGCGCTCACAGTTAAGGTCAACGCTGAGGTCAAAGATGTCCGACCGTACCTGGTGTGCTGCCTGGTCAGAGGAATGAGTCTGAAGCCAGGGAATGCTCTGAAACGCTTCCTAATGGCTCAG ACAAAGCTCCACGATGATTTGTGTGGTAGAAGAACAATTGCAACCATCGCGACCCATGATGCGCAGCTTGTGAAAGGTCCACTGGTTTACGATGTGAGACCACCGACCCGACTGAAG gtggTGCCCCTGGGTCGGAGGGAGATGACGGCCGTCGAGCTGATAAGACAGCTTCATTTAGAGGCCGATGAGCtcaggaagcagaagaagaggcaGAATGTGACCGGCCTCCACAA ATACCTGCAGCTTTTGGAAGGGAAATCCGTCTACCCCTGCTTAGTGGATGCAGATGGAGATGTGATCTCATTTCCACCAATTACTAACAGTGAGAAAACCAAG ATCAAGAAGACGACGACAGAGTTGCTGATAGAAGTGACGAGCTCAACCAGCCTGCAGACCTGTAAAGATGTCATGGATGCTATGATCATA AAAATGGCAGAGTTGAACAAGTTCACTGCCGAGCATCAGGAGGAGGCCGGGTCAGACGGAGAGGAG